The Cycloclasticus sp. genomic sequence GTTTTAAATCAGCATCTAATCTTGTAATAAAGGCGATTTGCAATGGTGTTGAGTACATTGATACGGCGAGTGCATATGGTGATAGTGAGTCTATACTAGGCAAGATACTTACCAAGGGCTGGACCTCACGAGTTACAACAATAACAAAACTAACTCCTCTTAATGACTGCCATGAGGGGATGGATGGAGAGCTGGTAAGCACTTTTGTTAAGGCTAGTGTATATCAGTCATGTTTTCATTTGGGTGTACAAACATTAAGTTGTTTAATGCTTCATCGAGCATCGCATTTAACAAATTGGGGCGGGATTGTTTGGAAGACACTATTGGAATTACAAGAGGAAGGTGTAGTTAACGCTCTAGGTGTATCAGTGCAAACCCCTGATGAAGTAGAGCTTGTATTAGCGAATAAAGCAGTCGGCTTTATTCAAATGCCATTTAACCTTTTGGATGACAGGTGGGTAGAAGCGATCAAAAGAATCCAACATAGGAAAAAAGAAAGGAAGATAGTAGTACATGTTCGTAGCTCTTTATTGCAGGGGTTATTGGTATCTGAGGATCATAAGTTATGGGAAAGAGCCAATGTTGAGAAACCAAGTCTAGTTATCGATTACTTGAAACGCCTAACAGAAGAAACAAAATGCAACTCAATTTTAGAACTGTGTTTAACCTATGTTAGATCGCTGAATTGGGTTGATGGAGTGGTGGTTGGAATGGAAACAGTTCAACAACTTGAGGAAAATTTAGACTTGTTTTCTAAAAAAGAATTCTCACCTAGGGCAATGGAATTGTTTCAGAAAGAGACGGTAAGCTTATCGGAAATGACGCTAGATCCTTCCAATTGGAGTCAAAGTGACTGATATGTTTTCTTTAAGTGGAAAAACTGCATTGATAACTGGCGCATCTGGGTATTTAGGAAGTGTCATGGCTGAGGGGATGGCTAAAGCTGGAGCCACGGTCTATCTGAACGGTCGGAACAATGAAAATATAAGTGCAATGGTCTCTAAACTAGTTGAAAAGGGGCTTGATGTTAAATCAGCAGTTTTTGATGTGACTAAGCGAGATGAAATAGAGTTTTTTTTTGATGGTTTTGAAAGTGAATATCTAGATATAGTTGTTAATAATGCTTACGCAGGAGCGGCGGGCACGGTTGAAACCATATCGGCGGAAGACTATTTATTAAGCTATGACGTTGCAATGATTGCTACGCATAACCTTGTTCAAATAGCCTTACCTTATTTGCGATCGGCACAGAAGAAAAATGGTGATGCAAGCGTTATTACAATCGCATCAATGTATGGAGTTGTCAGCCCAGACTTGAGAATCTACGCTTCAAAGGAAGGGGCAAACCCCCCGATGTATGGAGCGGCAAAGGCAGCTCTAATTCAGTGGACAAAATATGCTGCCTGTGAGTTTGCAGAGGAAGGGATACGCTTTAACTGTATTTCTCCCGGCGCCTTTCCATCAGAGGGCGTACAAGAGGCAAATAAGCCTTTAGTTTCAAAAATTATTAATAAAATCCCTATGGCAAGAGTAGGAGTGCCCAAAGATATTGTTGGCCCTTTAATTTTTTTGGCATCTTCTAGTTCAAGCTATGTCACAGCTACTAATTTAATGGTTGATGGTGGCTGGACCGCATGGTGAAGAGCGTTATTATTCGTGCAGATGCCTCCCTTCAAATGGGCACAGGGCATATTATGCGCTGTCTCACACTGGCTGAGGCATTAAAAAAGCAAGCTGTAGAGATTGAGTTTATATGCCGAGCGCATGCTGGGAATTTGATTGAACGCATCAAACGGCAAGGTTTCAAAATACACGTTTTACCGCTAAGTCAGAATACTGTAATAGACGACGGTTTATATGGCTCGAAATGGTTGGGCAGTACTCAGCAAGAAGATGCGGAATTATGCCTACCCATACTGAAAAAAATAAAACCTGACTGGTTGATAGTCGATCACTACTCATTGGATCAAACATGGCAAAACCTATTAGCAGAGTGCTTTTCTAAGCTGATGGTTATTGATGACCTTGCTAATAGAAAGCATCAATGTGATGTTTTGTTAGACCAAACCTATGGCAGAAAAGAAAGTGACTATGTTGGTCTGGTGCCTAAACGTTCACAACGGTTACTCGGTTCTGAATATGCTCTATTACGACCAGAGTTTGCCGAGTGGCGAGAGTACAGTTTACAACGACGCATAAAGCCAAGTTTCAAAAAGCTATTAATAACCATGGGTGGAGTTGATCTAAATAATGTGACGGGTGAATTACTTGAAGTGTTAAAAGACGGTTCCCTTTCTAAAGAATTAGAAATTAATATCGTGATGGGTGCAACTGCGCCACACCTTAAGAGTGTGCAGCAGCAGGCAGGATTATTGGCTTATAAAACAAATGTGATGGTTAATGTTAGTAATATGGCTGAGATGATGGCAAATGCAGACTTAGCCATTGGCGCAGCCGGGGCAACGACTTGGGAAAGGTGTTGTTTGGGCTTGCCGACAATACAAATTATTTTGGCAGAAAACCAAAGAGTAGCGGCAGCTAATTTAGCTAGTCACGGAGCCGTTTTAACTTTAAATAAGGATGGCCTAGTTAATTTACAAAATATTTTTTTTGAAATAGAAATTAAAAAAATTAGACTAGAGACAGTAAGTAAAAATGCAGGAAAAATAACTTATGGAAATGGTAGTACCATTGTTGTTAGAAAACTTACCCAAAAGTAGAATAAAATTATGAAAAATATCGGCAAGTTGCGTGAGATTAAAATGGAAGAACTAAGCTTGATTCTTTCATGGAGGAATGCCCCAAGGGTTAGAGAGAATATGTATACGCGGCATGAAATCAGCTTAGATGAGCACCAAGCTTGGTGGGCATCAGTGAGTGAAAATAGTGAGCAAAAATATTTTATGTATGAACTTGATGACGTGGCTCTAGGCGTGGTTGGGTTTAGTGGAATAGATTTAAAGAGCCAGAATGCCTCATGGGCTTTCTATGCTTCACCAGATGCACCGAAAGGGACCGGAAGCAAGATGGAGTTTCTTGCGTTAAATTATGCTTTTCATGAATTAGCTTTGCATAAACTCTGTTGTGAAGTGTTAGCTTTTAATGAGGCTGTTATAAAGTTACATAAAAAATTTGGATTTCATGAGGAAGGTATTTTACGAGAGCACCATAAGGTTGATGAGGCATTTATTGATATTCATACATTAGGGATCTTATCGACAGAATGGGATGAAAGAAGGAAGGTCATGAAAGATCAGTTGAATAAATTCTTACAAAAATAAAGGATGAATGTGTCCATTAAAATTTCTGGGCGGACAATCAGTAGTGATACGCCGCCTTATATCATTGCCGAAATGTCGGCTAACCATAATGGTGATATAAACAATGCCTTCAAAATAATTGAAATGGCGAAAAGCTCTGGCGCTGATGCTGTAAAGCTCCAGACCTATAAACCCGATACCATCACCTTCGATAGTCGTGAGCCAGAGTTTATGATTGAAGGGGGCTTGTGGGATGGGCAGAGCCTGTATGAATTATATCAGGGCGCCTATATGCCTTGGGACTGGCATAAGCCACTTTTTGACTATGCAGCAAAACTCGGCATTACTATTTTTAGCTCACCTTTCGATAATACCGCGGTGGATTTACTTGAAGACTTGAATACACCCGCCTACAAAATAGCCTCTTTTGAAGCGGTAGATTTACCACTAATAAAATATGTAGCCAGTACGGGTAAGCCAATGATTATTTCAACCGGCATGGCCGATGTAGAAGAAATAGCCGAAGCTATTCAGGCGGCTAAAGATGGCGGCTGTAAAGAGCTAGCTATTTTGCATTGTGTAAGTGGCTACCCGGCGCCAGCAGAAGATTACAATTTGAAAACCATGGCTGATATGCAACAACGATTTGGACTGGTCACGGGCTTATCTGATCATACGCTAGATAATACAACGGCTATTACCAGCGTAGCGCTTGGCGCATCTATTATAGAAAAGCATGTGACATTGGATCGAAGTGCTGGTGGGCCAGATGATAGTTTTTCCTTGGAAGCTTCTGAATTAACCGCTTTATGCAACGGCGCTAAAACAGCTTGGCAGGCATTAGGAAAGATTGATTACGGTCGAAAATCCAGTGAAGAAGGTAATGTTAAGTTTCGTCGGTCGTTGTATTTTGTTAAAGATATGAAGGCTGGTGAGGTGATTACAAAAGAACATGTGAAAAGTATTCGGCCTGGTTTCGGTTTAGCTCCAAAGTTTTATGAATCACTGCTTGGTCAAACGGTTAACGAAAATATCCAACAAGGTACGGCTGTTAGTTGGAAGCTTTTGAGAAAATAAGCTGATGACAAAGAATAAAATCTGTTTTTTCTCTCAGATGTATCAAGCGATTCCTTCACTAGTGGCCATTCAGCGTGAGCTAGGTGGGACGTTTGTTTGTGGAAGAGGAAGTACGAAACGTTATTTCAGAAAAGAATATCCAGAACTAGGCTTTGCGCGTTTTAGTAAACGCTTGAAGCGATTTAGTGCCGGTCACAAAGCAATGTTAAGCGCAGATTGTATTGTGACAGGTTCACCTTATAAGTCACTGCTGTCCCCATACTCGGCAAGAAAAATGATGGTTTTTCATGGGACGTATGCCGGCTTGACGGCACAAGCATTACAAGGGCTAAAGCATTTTGATCACCTTTTCTTAATTGGTGACAGAATGGAAAGAATGCTATTAAGGCTGTTAAAAGGAGAAGAGATTAACTACTCAAAGACAGGCTTTATTCCTTTCTGCCATTTTCCTGAAAAGACGGTACAAAACCGTCAGGCGATAGTAGAAGAAATGGGCTTGGATCCATCACTAAAGACAATTGTTTATTGTCCTAGCCGTCGAGGGGTTGGCTCTTGGGATTTGTGTGCGGAACAGTTGATACGAGAAATTTCGGGTGAGTATAATTTAGTTTTAAGACCACACCCAAGCCAATCTATGAACTTGAGGTGGCATGAGAAATCGTCCATGAGAGCCATACAGCTTGCTGCAAAGCAGAGAGGGAATGCTCTGGTAGATTTGGTTGATATTGCATTGCCAAACCTGTTAATGGTGGCAGATTTATTTATTTCAGACTCAAATTCACCCAGTGAAGAGGCGCTTTTTTATAATACACCTCAGTTATTAACGGGGTTGGGTAATAGCGCATATGAAAAAATTGAAGTTAGCCTTGTTCAGCGGGGTATGCCTGAAGAAGATATTATGGAAGTACTACAAGTTTTTGATTGTGGGACGGTTTATAGCCAAGCAGGGTATGCAAATTGGCAGGAGGCAGTGAGCGATGCTTTCTTGAATGAAGCTAACTATACAGAAAATCGTGAAGCTTGTTTTTCTTCCATTTTTGGTCAGCGAGACAGAAATGCAGGGCATCGAGTTGCTGAGATTCTGAGCTCAGAGTATTTGTGACATTTAATGTAGCTTCTCTTTAATAAGTGTCAGCCACTTTTCTTTATAAATAGGCTCATCAAATTGTTTGATCAATCGTTTGTAGAGCGCATTGCCTTTTTGTTGTCTTTCCTCAAGCGTTAATTTGGCGTGCTCAAGCATTGCATTGGAGAGTGCCTGAGGGTAGCCCTTAGGTGGAAGTAACTCACCAAGCCCCCCTAGTACGTAAGGTATCCCCCCAGTATGGGATGCGATAATGGGAAGCTTTGCTCCCATCGCCTCAAGAAGAACCATGCCAAAGCCTTCTTTTAATGATGGTAAAACAAAAACATCAAATGCTTTTATATATTGTGATGCATTAACTATCGCTCCAGTTAATGTAATGCTTTTTTGAATATCTCGGTTAGCTAAATAAGCTTCAATTTCTTGGCGAGAGCGGCCTTCCCCAATAATAACTAGATGAGTATTGGGGTGTTTTTGATGAACTATTTCAAAGGCTTTAATTAGGTGAAGATGACCTTTTAATGGGCTAAGGCGGCCAATGGTTCCAAATATAAATGCTTGTTGACTAAGTTTGAGAGAATCGCGGCTTTGCTGTTTTGTTTTTAGAGTTTGGGTTAAGGCATTAACGTTAATGGCGTTATTAATGGTAATAACGTGATCATTTGCTAAATTTGGCTTTACTCGAAGAAGGTAGTTTGCCACAGAGTCGGAGATAGCAACAAATCGCCAATCCTTAGACCAAAATAAGCTCAATAATAAACGCCTATAATATCGAGAGAAGTCATCAAAACCATGTATGACAGAAAAACACTTGGGCACTTTTAAAAAAAGATTAAGAATTAATAGTAGGTATAACGGTTTGAAACGGTGGGTAATGATGACATCAAACTGCTCATCACGGCAGTACTTGAATATCTGCCAAAGTACTTTTAGTCTGATCTTTTTGGTTGCTTTTC encodes the following:
- the pseH gene encoding UDP-4-amino-4,6-dideoxy-N-acetyl-beta-L-altrosamine N-acetyltransferase yields the protein MKNIGKLREIKMEELSLILSWRNAPRVRENMYTRHEISLDEHQAWWASVSENSEQKYFMYELDDVALGVVGFSGIDLKSQNASWAFYASPDAPKGTGSKMEFLALNYAFHELALHKLCCEVLAFNEAVIKLHKKFGFHEEGILREHHKVDEAFIDIHTLGILSTEWDERRKVMKDQLNKFLQK
- a CDS encoding glycosyltransferase family 4 protein, which gives rise to MIKILQILPSDALGVQQLAESIESSFPNEDFEVITAYLNPTDNRQASSKTKLFNFDRKATKKIRLKVLWQIFKYCRDEQFDVIITHRFKPLYLLLILNLFLKVPKCFSVIHGFDDFSRYYRRLLLSLFWSKDWRFVAISDSVANYLLRVKPNLANDHVITINNAINVNALTQTLKTKQQSRDSLKLSQQAFIFGTIGRLSPLKGHLHLIKAFEIVHQKHPNTHLVIIGEGRSRQEIEAYLANRDIQKSITLTGAIVNASQYIKAFDVFVLPSLKEGFGMVLLEAMGAKLPIIASHTGGIPYVLGGLGELLPPKGYPQALSNAMLEHAKLTLEERQQKGNALYKRLIKQFDEPIYKEKWLTLIKEKLH
- the pseG gene encoding UDP-2,4-diacetamido-2,4,6-trideoxy-beta-L-altropyranose hydrolase; this translates as MVKSVIIRADASLQMGTGHIMRCLTLAEALKKQAVEIEFICRAHAGNLIERIKRQGFKIHVLPLSQNTVIDDGLYGSKWLGSTQQEDAELCLPILKKIKPDWLIVDHYSLDQTWQNLLAECFSKLMVIDDLANRKHQCDVLLDQTYGRKESDYVGLVPKRSQRLLGSEYALLRPEFAEWREYSLQRRIKPSFKKLLITMGGVDLNNVTGELLEVLKDGSLSKELEINIVMGATAPHLKSVQQQAGLLAYKTNVMVNVSNMAEMMANADLAIGAAGATTWERCCLGLPTIQIILAENQRVAAANLASHGAVLTLNKDGLVNLQNIFFEIEIKKIRLETVSKNAGKITYGNGSTIVVRKLTQK
- a CDS encoding aldo/keto reductase, which encodes MKSVVVIQARTSSSRLPAKVLLPIKGVPLVVLAARRASNTGKKVLVVTSRESSDDGLCAELNRNGIGFYRGSLDNTLERFVRALDGYEDKTVVLRLTADNVIPDGGLLDEVEDCFRSNDLDYLVCNGERSGLPYGVSIEVMRLSSLRDANERSVEMSDLEHVTPFIRRRFGERYFDKYRGLKMGAYRSTVDSIDDYYDIHELFEKFECPEEVSWLELVQELKVQSKYVLVTSPIKKMVLGGAQIGLNYGINNSHGKPSFKSASNLVIKAICNGVEYIDTASAYGDSESILGKILTKGWTSRVTTITKLTPLNDCHEGMDGELVSTFVKASVYQSCFHLGVQTLSCLMLHRASHLTNWGGIVWKTLLELQEEGVVNALGVSVQTPDEVELVLANKAVGFIQMPFNLLDDRWVEAIKRIQHRKKERKIVVHVRSSLLQGLLVSEDHKLWERANVEKPSLVIDYLKRLTEETKCNSILELCLTYVRSLNWVDGVVVGMETVQQLEENLDLFSKKEFSPRAMELFQKETVSLSEMTLDPSNWSQSD
- the pseI gene encoding pseudaminic acid synthase, with the translated sequence MNVSIKISGRTISSDTPPYIIAEMSANHNGDINNAFKIIEMAKSSGADAVKLQTYKPDTITFDSREPEFMIEGGLWDGQSLYELYQGAYMPWDWHKPLFDYAAKLGITIFSSPFDNTAVDLLEDLNTPAYKIASFEAVDLPLIKYVASTGKPMIISTGMADVEEIAEAIQAAKDGGCKELAILHCVSGYPAPAEDYNLKTMADMQQRFGLVTGLSDHTLDNTTAITSVALGASIIEKHVTLDRSAGGPDDSFSLEASELTALCNGAKTAWQALGKIDYGRKSSEEGNVKFRRSLYFVKDMKAGEVITKEHVKSIRPGFGLAPKFYESLLGQTVNENIQQGTAVSWKLLRK
- a CDS encoding SDR family oxidoreductase, whose amino-acid sequence is MFSLSGKTALITGASGYLGSVMAEGMAKAGATVYLNGRNNENISAMVSKLVEKGLDVKSAVFDVTKRDEIEFFFDGFESEYLDIVVNNAYAGAAGTVETISAEDYLLSYDVAMIATHNLVQIALPYLRSAQKKNGDASVITIASMYGVVSPDLRIYASKEGANPPMYGAAKAALIQWTKYAACEFAEEGIRFNCISPGAFPSEGVQEANKPLVSKIINKIPMARVGVPKDIVGPLIFLASSSSSYVTATNLMVDGGWTAW
- a CDS encoding CDP-glycerol glycerophosphotransferase family protein, whose translation is MTKNKICFFSQMYQAIPSLVAIQRELGGTFVCGRGSTKRYFRKEYPELGFARFSKRLKRFSAGHKAMLSADCIVTGSPYKSLLSPYSARKMMVFHGTYAGLTAQALQGLKHFDHLFLIGDRMERMLLRLLKGEEINYSKTGFIPFCHFPEKTVQNRQAIVEEMGLDPSLKTIVYCPSRRGVGSWDLCAEQLIREISGEYNLVLRPHPSQSMNLRWHEKSSMRAIQLAAKQRGNALVDLVDIALPNLLMVADLFISDSNSPSEEALFYNTPQLLTGLGNSAYEKIEVSLVQRGMPEEDIMEVLQVFDCGTVYSQAGYANWQEAVSDAFLNEANYTENREACFSSIFGQRDRNAGHRVAEILSSEYL